In Dyadobacter sp. CECT 9275, the following proteins share a genomic window:
- a CDS encoding aldose 1-epimerase family protein: protein MDQNWKDKISNHHQLGGIETSVIDNGAARGTRIAWINTGAGLRFKVVIDRAMDIADAFYNQHSLAWLSHVGITSPQPFSDKGIDWLRTFGGGLLTTCGLSHVGGPEADGYGERGLHGLISNIPAEIESIVQPDPKAGKMKMSITGIIRETRPFGPSLELRRTISATLGEAAIQIHDEVTNRANTPAPHMLLYHFNFGYPLVDEGTDILWEGKWYPRNGEENARIFREGNSFKKCPAPLESHSGSGEEVVLIDTEADAAGDSICGLKNTRLGLEMEMRYKKEQLPWLANWQHWGKDEYVTGIEPSTHPLSGQAKAREDGTLLFIQPGESKEYHVTLRMK, encoded by the coding sequence ATGGATCAGAACTGGAAAGATAAAATATCAAATCATCATCAACTGGGTGGAATCGAAACTTCGGTTATCGACAATGGGGCCGCACGGGGAACACGGATTGCCTGGATTAACACCGGTGCAGGGCTTAGGTTTAAAGTTGTGATTGATCGGGCAATGGATATTGCTGACGCTTTCTATAATCAACACAGCCTGGCCTGGCTTAGTCACGTTGGGATCACTTCGCCGCAGCCATTTTCAGATAAGGGGATCGACTGGCTCAGGACTTTTGGAGGAGGATTGCTTACCACCTGCGGATTGAGTCATGTGGGTGGCCCCGAGGCCGACGGTTACGGAGAACGGGGGCTGCATGGGCTGATCAGCAACATACCGGCGGAAATTGAATCCATCGTTCAGCCGGACCCTAAAGCCGGAAAAATGAAAATGAGTATAACCGGTATAATCCGTGAAACCAGGCCCTTTGGACCAAGTCTGGAACTCCGGCGTACCATTTCTGCAACCTTGGGCGAGGCGGCCATACAGATTCATGATGAGGTGACCAACAGAGCCAATACCCCGGCACCTCATATGCTGTTGTATCATTTCAATTTTGGATATCCTTTGGTAGACGAGGGGACTGATATCCTTTGGGAAGGTAAATGGTATCCCCGAAACGGAGAAGAGAATGCCAGGATATTCAGGGAAGGTAATTCATTTAAAAAGTGTCCTGCGCCGTTGGAATCACATTCAGGGTCAGGTGAAGAAGTAGTATTAATTGATACCGAGGCAGACGCCGCAGGAGACAGTATATGCGGATTAAAAAATACCAGACTGGGCCTTGAAATGGAGATGAGGTATAAAAAGGAGCAGTTACCCTGGCTTGCTAACTGGCAACACTGGGGCAAAGACGAGTATGTAACAGGTATTGAGCCAAGTACGCATCCGCTTTCGGGGCAGGCAAAGGCAAGAGAGGACGGGACACTCCTGTTCATTCAGCCTGGTGAAAGCAAAGAATATCATGTAACGTTACGAATGAAGTAA
- a CDS encoding sugar phosphate isomerase/epimerase family protein has translation MNKIGFNVLAWTAAVSDDVFPIIDRLKGIGYDGVEFYLGSPDAAAYRRMGNYTQELGLETTAVITVGKEDNPVSESAEIRAKAVDKIKWAVDRAHDLNAKIICGPFHSAHTIFVNRPATDSEYALAGEVLHVAGEYAAQAGVVFALEALNRFECYLCNTTVQLKKLVEAAGHPNVRAMFDTHHANIEEKNYLSAIETISPYLAHVHISENDRGTPGDGQVLWDDAFSALAKVNYRGWLTIEAFSRNDPDFANAIGVWREFSDPWDIAEKGYRFIREMSEKHGLVKS, from the coding sequence ATGAATAAAATAGGATTCAATGTACTTGCCTGGACAGCTGCTGTATCTGACGATGTTTTTCCGATTATAGACAGGCTCAAGGGTATCGGATATGATGGGGTGGAGTTTTATCTTGGCTCCCCGGATGCAGCCGCCTACCGGCGTATGGGAAACTATACCCAAGAGCTTGGCCTGGAAACAACTGCAGTAATTACCGTCGGAAAGGAGGATAATCCGGTAAGCGAATCGGCAGAAATCCGGGCAAAAGCCGTTGACAAAATCAAATGGGCGGTGGATCGTGCGCATGACCTGAACGCAAAAATTATCTGTGGTCCTTTTCATTCTGCTCACACCATTTTTGTTAACCGCCCGGCTACCGACAGCGAATATGCGTTGGCGGGAGAAGTACTGCATGTAGCCGGAGAATATGCAGCTCAGGCAGGTGTGGTTTTCGCTCTGGAGGCCTTGAACCGCTTTGAATGTTATCTGTGCAATACCACTGTTCAGCTTAAAAAACTGGTGGAAGCTGCAGGTCACCCGAATGTTCGGGCTATGTTTGATACACATCATGCCAATATTGAAGAAAAGAACTACCTGTCTGCAATAGAAACCATTTCACCGTATCTGGCTCATGTGCATATCAGTGAAAATGACAGAGGCACGCCGGGTGACGGACAGGTGTTGTGGGATGACGCATTTTCGGCCCTTGCCAAAGTAAACTATCGGGGATGGCTTACCATAGAGGCATTTTCGCGGAATGACCCTGACTTTGCGAATGCGATCGGTGTTTGGCGCGAATTCTCAGATCCATGGGATATAGCTGAAAAGGGATACCGGTTTATCAGGGAAATGAGTGAGAAACATGGATTGGTTAAGAGTTAA
- a CDS encoding sugar phosphate isomerase/epimerase family protein has translation MSEKLPFRFGSEVYTWFMSNNGETHKGRLGHMIEIIAKAGFTGIQPIFTWMGDLVNPDLLEAKLKEQGIGLAALALALDWNETEETEREREVADHAISVLQRFPGAVLNTVQIPSGRHDLAERQKRLVRIVNAVSKRAADKGVACSYHPNSPHSSIIRTEEDYRIVLESLDSTVTGWTPDVGHIINGGMDPLSKMKEYQSLINHVHYKDWDGNPEFTLMGKGKVDLLGVTQWLKDINYSGWIICEDEGEEALEDPDFVTLHDGRWIQQDLIPALK, from the coding sequence ATGTCAGAAAAGCTCCCATTTCGTTTTGGCTCTGAGGTGTATACCTGGTTTATGAGTAATAATGGTGAAACGCATAAAGGCCGCTTGGGCCATATGATCGAAATCATCGCAAAGGCCGGCTTTACAGGTATCCAGCCTATTTTTACCTGGATGGGCGATCTGGTTAATCCTGATCTCCTTGAAGCGAAATTGAAGGAACAGGGTATCGGGCTTGCGGCACTCGCACTGGCTCTTGACTGGAACGAAACGGAGGAAACGGAAAGAGAGCGTGAAGTGGCGGACCATGCAATAAGCGTTCTTCAGAGATTTCCGGGAGCGGTTCTTAACACGGTTCAGATTCCTTCCGGGCGTCATGATCTTGCGGAACGACAAAAGCGACTTGTGAGGATTGTCAATGCAGTTTCCAAAAGAGCGGCTGACAAAGGAGTGGCCTGCAGTTACCATCCCAACTCTCCTCATTCTTCCATCATCCGTACCGAGGAAGATTACCGCATTGTGCTCGAATCGTTGGATAGCACGGTTACGGGTTGGACACCTGACGTGGGGCATATCATCAACGGGGGGATGGATCCTCTTTCCAAAATGAAGGAATATCAGTCGCTGATCAATCATGTACATTATAAAGACTGGGACGGAAATCCTGAATTCACGCTGATGGGCAAAGGGAAAGTAGATCTTTTGGGGGTAACGCAATGGCTGAAGGATATCAACTATTCCGGTTGGATCATCTGTGAAGATGAAGGAGAAGAAGCACTGGAAGATCCTGATTTCGTTACGCTTCACGACGGCAGATGGATCCAACAAGATCTGATTCCGGCATTAAAATAA
- a CDS encoding alpha/beta fold hydrolase gives MPVIKTNGIQFHYEERVSGNAPDDIPLLLIMGITAPGTVWNVHVADWQHHFRCIVGDNRGVGFTDKPAGPYSTEQMADDYAGLLDAIHVEKVRVVGCSMGSTIAQQLAIRHPEKVQSLVLMCPWARCDNYAKGLFQHIMNAKARFRPEEFSLYIQLLIFSKSSWDNSEKHNELENGRRQDAFGAFPQPLHGLEGQAAACITHNALDDLGKIDKPTLVIGGREDIFTPAWMAEEVANGIPGAEIFLYPKLGHAFHFEDTDDFNPRVRNWLLAH, from the coding sequence ATGCCTGTTATAAAAACCAACGGAATACAATTTCATTATGAAGAGCGGGTTTCGGGGAATGCACCGGACGACATACCCTTGCTCCTGATCATGGGAATAACTGCTCCGGGTACTGTCTGGAATGTCCATGTGGCCGACTGGCAGCATCATTTCCGCTGTATTGTTGGGGACAACCGCGGTGTTGGCTTTACTGATAAACCGGCAGGCCCTTATTCCACCGAGCAAATGGCAGATGACTATGCCGGTTTGCTGGATGCCATCCATGTAGAAAAGGTGCGGGTAGTGGGATGTTCAATGGGCAGCACCATTGCCCAGCAGTTGGCCATCCGCCACCCCGAGAAGGTACAGTCGCTTGTGTTGATGTGCCCCTGGGCAAGATGTGACAATTACGCAAAAGGATTGTTTCAGCATATTATGAACGCCAAAGCACGGTTCAGGCCGGAGGAATTTAGTTTATACATACAGCTGCTGATTTTTTCGAAGTCGTCCTGGGATAATAGTGAAAAACATAACGAGCTGGAAAACGGCAGGAGACAAGATGCATTTGGTGCATTTCCACAGCCACTTCATGGGCTCGAAGGCCAGGCTGCCGCTTGTATCACCCACAATGCACTGGACGACCTTGGGAAGATTGATAAACCCACGCTGGTCATCGGAGGGCGCGAGGATATTTTTACTCCCGCCTGGATGGCCGAAGAGGTGGCAAATGGTATACCCGGAGCCGAAATATTCCTTTATCCGAAACTCGGTCATGCGTTTCATTTTGAAGATACGGATGATTTTAATCCAAGGGTAAGGAATTGGTTATTAGCTCACTAG
- a CDS encoding RBBP9/YdeN family alpha/beta hydrolase, with product MSYPFLTIPGLASSGPQHWQSIWEQQYPQYFGRIEQDNWDWPVKTEWVGRLQEEISRLNGPAYLVAHSMGCMTVAHWAQEYSSGYIKGALLVAPADVELSKRLNFVVGFKPVPITKLPFRSLVVASTNDMYASIERSRKFADDWGSEFVNLGRKGHINAVSGLGDWQEGKTILQDFSGINFAF from the coding sequence ATGAGTTATCCATTTTTAACGATTCCCGGACTTGCCAGCTCCGGTCCGCAACATTGGCAGAGTATTTGGGAGCAGCAGTATCCGCAGTATTTTGGTCGTATAGAACAGGATAATTGGGACTGGCCGGTTAAAACAGAGTGGGTTGGCAGGTTACAGGAGGAAATTTCCCGCCTTAACGGCCCGGCCTATCTGGTAGCCCATAGTATGGGTTGTATGACGGTGGCACACTGGGCGCAGGAATATTCTTCCGGGTACATCAAAGGAGCTTTGCTGGTAGCACCTGCTGATGTGGAGTTGTCCAAAAGGCTCAATTTTGTAGTCGGCTTTAAACCGGTTCCGATCACCAAGCTACCATTCAGAAGCTTGGTGGTGGCGAGTACCAATGATATGTACGCATCGATTGAGCGCTCCAGGAAATTTGCAGATGACTGGGGAAGTGAGTTTGTAAATCTGGGAAGGAAAGGGCATATCAACGCAGTATCGGGCCTTGGGGATTGGCAGGAAGGAAAAACGATTCTCCAGGATTTCAGTGGAATTAATTTTGCATTTTGA
- a CDS encoding YceI family protein: MKKLFVFALAGLLFHSAVIAGGDVPKAADKTVQVDTKSSSVVWNAKKVTGTHAGTVPISSGSLIVNKTKLKGGTFVMDLKSLTVTDLKDADSNGKLTNHLKSDDFFSVEKHPQAKLVVTSVTPTGGDTYDVTGDLTIKGITNQVKFPATVKAAGKKLTADAKITIDRTKYDIKFRSTNFFENLGDKAISNDFVLDVNLVANL, encoded by the coding sequence ATGAAGAAATTATTTGTATTCGCGCTGGCTGGTTTATTGTTTCATTCAGCTGTTATAGCGGGCGGAGATGTTCCGAAAGCGGCTGATAAAACCGTACAGGTTGATACCAAGAGCAGTTCGGTTGTCTGGAATGCTAAAAAGGTAACCGGAACGCACGCAGGAACGGTACCCATTTCGAGTGGTTCTCTGATCGTCAATAAAACGAAACTGAAAGGGGGGACTTTTGTAATGGACTTGAAATCCCTGACGGTAACGGACCTTAAGGATGCAGATTCCAATGGAAAGTTAACCAATCATTTGAAGAGCGATGACTTCTTCTCTGTTGAAAAACATCCGCAGGCAAAGTTGGTGGTGACCTCCGTTACTCCCACCGGTGGAGATACTTATGATGTAACAGGAGACCTGACCATCAAGGGAATTACGAACCAGGTGAAATTCCCTGCAACGGTGAAGGCCGCCGGGAAGAAATTAACCGCTGATGCGAAAATTACCATCGACCGCACCAAGTACGATATCAAGTTCAGATCTACCAATTTCTTCGAAAATCTTGGCGATAAGGCTATCAGCAATGATTTTGTGCTGGATGTAAATCTGGTTGCCAACCTGTAA
- a CDS encoding formylglycine-generating enzyme family protein, with amino-acid sequence MLIGVGYVQLSCQGKQTAEEKRKADSLAHCIADGIPSRAAAISGVSNIAAGKTDTSNMVWIAGGSFLMGSDEFPDSRPLHQVSVDGFWMDKTEVTNAEFARFVKATHYKTVAERPLNPADYPGVPADKLVPGSAVFTPTSGPVSLENPLQWWSYVAGANWAHPEGPGSSAKGRENLPVVHVSYEDAAAYARWAGKRLPSEAEWEFAAQGGKGNHTYYWGDQLKPGNKWVANIYQGNFPDNNTKEDGYLAAAPVKTFPANPYGLYDMDGNVWEWCEDLYRPDYYKNSARSNPKGPEDSYDPDEPGAVKRVQRGGSFLCSDQYCIRYKAGSRGKGEVTSGSNNLGFRCVASAK; translated from the coding sequence ATGCTGATTGGAGTGGGTTATGTACAGCTAAGCTGCCAGGGTAAACAAACGGCGGAGGAGAAAAGGAAGGCAGACAGCCTTGCACATTGCATAGCAGACGGTATCCCTTCCAGGGCAGCGGCCATATCAGGTGTTTCAAATATAGCAGCGGGGAAAACGGATACCTCCAACATGGTATGGATAGCAGGGGGCTCCTTTTTAATGGGCTCCGACGAATTTCCTGACTCCAGGCCGCTCCACCAGGTCTCTGTGGATGGTTTCTGGATGGATAAAACGGAGGTAACCAACGCAGAATTCGCCAGATTTGTGAAGGCTACCCACTACAAAACCGTAGCGGAACGCCCCTTGAATCCGGCCGATTATCCGGGAGTCCCCGCAGACAAGCTGGTTCCCGGGTCAGCGGTTTTTACGCCAACCAGCGGTCCGGTTTCCCTGGAAAATCCGCTACAGTGGTGGAGTTATGTGGCTGGTGCGAACTGGGCTCATCCTGAGGGGCCGGGCAGCTCAGCCAAAGGGCGCGAAAACCTGCCGGTAGTACATGTCTCTTATGAAGATGCAGCTGCCTATGCCAGGTGGGCTGGCAAACGGCTGCCTTCGGAAGCCGAATGGGAATTTGCTGCACAGGGAGGAAAGGGCAACCATACCTATTACTGGGGCGATCAGCTGAAGCCGGGTAATAAATGGGTTGCCAATATATATCAGGGTAACTTTCCTGACAACAATACAAAAGAAGATGGTTATCTTGCCGCTGCACCAGTAAAAACCTTTCCCGCCAATCCCTATGGCTTGTACGATATGGATGGCAACGTATGGGAATGGTGTGAAGACTTGTATCGTCCCGATTACTATAAAAACAGTGCGCGCAGTAATCCCAAGGGGCCCGAGGATAGTTATGATCCTGATGAGCCAGGTGCTGTAAAAAGGGTGCAGCGGGGAGGATCCTTCCTCTGCAGCGACCAGTACTGTATTCGTTACAAGGCAGGAAGCAGAGGAAAGGGAGAGGTAACCAGCGGAAGTAATAACCTGGGTTTCCGCTGTGTTGCATCTGCCAAATGA
- a CDS encoding 3-keto-disaccharide hydrolase — MKAGVLLAFGLIVSSQISCVAQKKGKDGFVKIFDGKSLKGWEGDTKYWRAEEGSLVGEITPETVLKTNSFIVWQGGEPGDFELKGEFKITEKGNSGINYRSDKLTDIPNALRGYQADIDGANNYTGQNYEERKRTTLAYRGEIVTVNDPTDKSKEAFGANLKNNAWLGRTVTGSLGTSAELKAKIKSGDWNEFHLVIKGNRLQHYINGVLMSDVTDNDSVNSKAKGFLGFQVHVGPPMKVQYRNIRIKQ; from the coding sequence ATGAAAGCCGGGGTTTTGCTGGCATTTGGGTTAATTGTTTCAAGCCAGATATCCTGTGTTGCCCAGAAAAAGGGGAAAGATGGTTTTGTGAAGATTTTTGATGGAAAATCGCTGAAAGGCTGGGAGGGGGATACCAAATACTGGCGTGCAGAAGAAGGTAGCCTGGTAGGTGAAATTACACCGGAAACTGTACTTAAAACCAATTCCTTCATTGTCTGGCAGGGCGGAGAACCGGGAGATTTTGAATTAAAAGGAGAGTTTAAGATTACCGAAAAGGGAAATTCTGGTATAAACTATCGCAGTGATAAACTGACCGATATACCGAATGCTTTGCGCGGTTACCAGGCGGATATTGACGGTGCTAATAACTATACCGGACAGAATTACGAGGAAAGGAAAAGGACTACACTGGCCTATCGCGGGGAAATAGTTACAGTAAATGATCCGACTGACAAATCCAAAGAAGCGTTCGGGGCCAATCTGAAAAATAACGCCTGGCTGGGCAGAACAGTGACTGGTTCGCTGGGAACCTCCGCCGAGTTGAAAGCAAAAATCAAAAGCGGAGACTGGAATGAGTTTCATCTCGTTATTAAAGGGAACCGCCTGCAGCATTACATCAACGGAGTTCTGATGAGCGATGTCACCGACAATGATTCTGTGAACAGTAAGGCAAAGGGCTTTTTAGGATTTCAGGTCCATGTGGGCCCGCCGATGAAAGTACAGTACCGAAATATTCGGATTAAACAATAA
- a CDS encoding class I mannose-6-phosphate isomerase — MGISSIAQKALEQGKGILRLAPTWVPRSFCVPGRRIKLHPDDYYVLGGARGGIDERWLSSTTPAKNGPLTGENEGLSAIVYNDGSGDQQILLKDAVEELKGELIGDRLWDEYKSWPMYSKFFDNMGPLPHHIHHNDEHAALIGQNGKPEAYYFPPQLNNHGGDFPYTFFGITPGTTKEQIKECLMNFNKGDNKITNYSSAFRLEPGTGWDVPPGMLHAPGSLCTYEPQKASDVFAMYQSLVNEAIVPEELLWNGTPEDRKGDYDQLMEVIDWELNTNPNMLETRFMRPKPVKDIAEMEAEGYIENWVCYLNEAFSAKELTVLPGQTVTIRDAAAYGIIVMQGHGKFGVWDIETPALIRYGQLTNDEFFVSEKAAKEGVVISNPSANDPIVILKHFGPLNPDLVL; from the coding sequence ATGGGAATATCAAGTATTGCACAAAAGGCATTAGAACAGGGAAAAGGTATATTAAGATTGGCTCCTACCTGGGTGCCGCGTTCATTTTGTGTGCCAGGCAGAAGAATTAAACTTCATCCGGATGATTACTATGTGCTGGGTGGGGCGCGGGGCGGAATTGACGAGCGCTGGCTGTCATCCACTACACCTGCCAAGAACGGCCCATTGACAGGAGAAAACGAGGGACTTAGTGCGATTGTTTATAATGACGGGAGCGGGGATCAGCAGATACTTTTGAAAGATGCGGTTGAAGAACTGAAAGGTGAATTAATCGGTGACCGTCTCTGGGACGAGTACAAAAGCTGGCCGATGTATTCCAAGTTTTTTGACAACATGGGGCCACTTCCTCACCACATTCACCATAATGACGAGCACGCAGCTTTAATAGGACAGAATGGCAAGCCTGAGGCTTACTATTTTCCGCCTCAATTGAACAACCATGGCGGTGATTTTCCTTATACCTTCTTTGGAATCACTCCCGGAACAACGAAAGAGCAGATTAAGGAATGCCTGATGAATTTCAATAAAGGGGATAATAAAATTACAAATTATTCTTCGGCATTCCGTCTGGAGCCTGGCACTGGCTGGGATGTTCCGCCAGGAATGTTGCATGCTCCGGGTAGCCTGTGCACCTATGAGCCGCAAAAAGCCTCTGATGTATTTGCGATGTATCAGTCGCTTGTAAACGAGGCCATTGTTCCTGAAGAATTGCTTTGGAACGGAACTCCCGAGGATCGCAAAGGTGACTACGACCAGTTGATGGAAGTAATTGACTGGGAGTTGAATACAAATCCTAACATGCTTGAAACCCGTTTTATGCGTCCGAAACCTGTTAAGGATATAGCAGAAATGGAAGCTGAGGGATACATCGAGAACTGGGTTTGCTACCTCAACGAAGCATTCAGTGCAAAAGAACTTACTGTACTGCCCGGGCAAACTGTGACGATCAGAGACGCAGCGGCTTATGGAATCATCGTGATGCAGGGACATGGCAAGTTTGGGGTATGGGATATTGAAACACCTGCCCTGATCCGTTACGGACAGTTGACTAACGATGAGTTCTTTGTAAGTGAAAAGGCGGCGAAAGAGGGTGTGGTGATCAGCAATCCTTCTGCCAACGATCCTATCGTAATATTGAAACATTTTGGTCCGCTTAATCCGGACCTGGTACTATAG